DNA from Eucalyptus grandis isolate ANBG69807.140 chromosome 5, ASM1654582v1, whole genome shotgun sequence:
TTTTAtgactcgattgaaacaatttgacaagttttaggacttgattgcactttttgcaaattttaggatttaattgtattttcgtgacaagttttagaacttcaaTTGCACTTATCCTTATGTTTTTATTCGtccatgtatttttttttttcgaaaaaattgCCGGCAAAAATTCGCTTGTCAACAGGCTGGAGTCATTAGTTCATATCCAACAGAAAGGAGAAACTAGAGCTGCTAGTCTCTCTGTCCAACTCAATAATTAAAAACGCAGAAAGTAGAGCTGCATGCACAACCAAAGTAGAACTTTACGTTACTAAGGCACTCTGTAAAATCTAAACATTTAAATACTCTCTAATCCAGACccgaaaaataaggaaaaccgGTGTTATTGAGCCACTGGTTACCTTGAATGAAAGACTCGACTGTGAACTGTTTTGCCACTGTTGAGCTCGTAATAACTTTGTACCCGGGCCATTTCACTCGGTCACTCATGTTTGAACCCGGGCCTCTATTCTGGTACTCCCCATAGAAGAGAGTCCTCAACCCAGCCGATCCGTGGAACTCCGACCACCCAGCTGGGTCAACCAGGTCGCCAATGTACGATTCCATGATCACCGTCCTCGAGAATTCCTTCCACGGACGGCCAAGAAATGTTTTAAATGATGACTGTACAGGTGCAAGGTCTGGTGCGGCTGCAAAGTTGCAGCCAAGGAACGACATCCCGGTTTGCCCTAGCGGATCTTCTCTGCCCTGGGCAGTGAACACATTCGCCTGTCCCTCGTTTGGTTTGCGCGCATACAAGTTGCAATTCTGGAAAACCACCGCCGCATCTCCAAATATAAAATCGATAGTGCCATATATATCGCAATCGCGATAGAATTGGCGATGACTGTGCACATACATCGTGTCTTGGTAGCTCGAGAAGTTACACTGGAAGAACGCTGACTTGTCCGACCTGCTCCGAAAAGCTGCTGCCTGACCCTTCTTGGGCCCCGCAAAATTCTCAAAGGTAATCCCCTTAGCGAGAAATCCATCACCCTCAATAGCTGCAGATAGAGGAAATAACATTAATTATTATTGATTTATTACGTATCCTTTAGGTTAACATAATTGAAAGCAACTGGCATAACAGAATTCTAAGATTGATCTGTCAGCCAATCACCCTTTTCAATATTTAAGCAAGATAATCTTATTTTAGAGTGGTTTTTTGTTTCAgttttggaaaaatgaaaatcagtgTATATACAAGTATATGTACCAAAGTACAAAAAACACCTTAGTATCAAAAAATGgtatattaataaaaagaacacCCCTAGGTCTTATTACTATATGATAGAATGTAAGTGGTGTTGATAACTTTCTTAATGGTACAATGAATAACAAGAAACATAGTGAGCGCAAGAGACATACAAATAACGAGCAAATTCATAAATTCACTTGCGAAAGAACAAATGGTGTTCGATTGGCAAGTAGAGCGATTTGCTTCTGGATctgaaataaatatttattttctatttgattAGGAATTGAGTTTCAAGAACTCACCAACGGTGGCTGACCAGTAAGCAGTCCACCCATCGTCGTAGTTCCGGTTGCCCTTGATCAATGTCTTCTCGATCCCGTCGCCTACAAACATGAGGTTGGTCTTTGTTTTGTTCACCGTGACATACTCCAAATAGTCCCCCTCTTTGATGTAGATGACAAACCtgtacaaaaaaggaaaattggtgAACACGGAAGGgagtttttataatttaaaacataataacaatattaCCATAACATCAAAGATCTCGTTTTCAAAGTTGCCAgtgaaagaaaagtgaaaaacgtATTGAGAGAACTACTATTTCATATATCTTGATTTAGTTGTTGTCTTGTCGCAAATAGTCCTCCATttgtggaattttcttttttatttagtcATATTCATTCCTTCTTATTTATATACACCTCTCCCTACATTAATGAAAACGAAGTAGTGAAGAAGAATAAGTTTCATTTCCATTCCACTCTTCTCATTTCCAATGAACAAAGTCATTAGTATATTAGTAGCGGCAATCGGAAAACCCTTGGCTGCATCAGAAGTGGGAAAGTAATCCGTTTTATAGTATTTGCAATTTGACAAAATAGACAAATACAAGTAATTGATTGTTGATGTTGTAAAAGTACCTTGCTTTATAGTTAAATCACACTTATTAAAAAACGGAAGGCTATTCATGCAATGAAAGAATAAGTATTGACATCTAAATGAACTGGGACATCGTTCTCTAAATAAGCTGACTATAATTCAACCTAAGTATTTGATAACGATTGTCAAAAGACAACTCTCATCAATGGCGTTTATATGTAGTTCTTTTTAACCTAAGATAGCAAAAGGGCTAAAAAGCTCCTTTCTCAAACCTTCCCCTTTCTCTAAGTTGTAAGCATCAAAGCCCAGCAAAGCCAAGCTATACAAAGAGCTCTTTTCAGCCCCTACTCCTAACAAGTGAAAGTTGCTGGCACCCACCATACCTTGCTTCGGGGCCGATCTCTTGTATCGGAAAGTACTTAAGAGTATGTGttatttaataaaagaaaataaacggTAAGCTTGATGAATACGAATAAGTCAGGgtaaaaattaaggaaatttacATCTTGAAAAGAAGTTTagcgaataaataaatatttccgAGTGTGGGTTGAATTAACGATTTGAAACAATGAATCAATTAGTTAGTGAGTAAAAGGCCGCAAGACGAACAAATCGACAATAAATCAATGAGTTAGTGAGTACAAGGCTGCAAGAGAAACAAATCGAAGGGCCATTCATTGAAGAACAAAATCATCAGCTCCCATTGAAAAAAAGCTGTAATCTACGAAGAAAGAAACTAAGAAAAAACCAAGAACATAGAATAACTGGCGATAGCCCAAGACACATCCGATGCACATTAGCAGAGGATGTGaatgtagaaaataaataataaaaaaaatagctaTAAGCCATATGCAGCTG
Protein-coding regions in this window:
- the LOC104444799 gene encoding pectinesterase-like, translating into MSTSKVHPMVIFLFLSLLPNLIPAKNPNSQLQVTHSRCRGTPYSDLCVSTLASFTGLASMSFPEIISGMLHQSASEVRAASTHCTVMKNHFLGKLSMLERQALDICLELFRDIFDDFDNAVSYLESSKVTVRHYYDLQSLLSGMMTNVYTCTDEFDPHTDNLNLGDSMKDRLSNILRHVSNSLFLLAKIRGVNNPSGHGIRERFPAWMSLEDSLLVQTPTNATKFDLVVAKDGSGNFTSINDAVAAAPDNIKTRFVIYIKEGDYLEYVTVNKTKTNLMFVGDGIEKTLIKGNRNYDDGWTAYWSATVAIEGDGFLAKGITFENFAGPKKGQAAAFRSRSDKSAFFQCNFSSYQDTMYVHSHRQFYRDCDIYGTIDFIFGDAAVVFQNCNLYARKPNEGQANVFTAQGREDPLGQTGMSFLGCNFAAAPDLAPVQSSFKTFLGRPWKEFSRTVIMESYIGDLVDPAGWSEFHGSAGLRTLFYGEYQNRGPGSNMSDRVKWPGYKVITSSTVAKQFTVESFIQGNQWLNNTGFPYFSGLD